One genomic segment of Pirellulales bacterium includes these proteins:
- a CDS encoding ECF-type sigma factor: MSAIGESPSAVRPLGPESAEQLLPLLYDELRRLAARKMAEEMPGQTIEATALVHEAYLRLVDNDHPQLWNSRGHFFAAAAEAMRRILIDRARHKRTLKAGGDRQRVELVDLALASAGPDLDLLALDDALAKLEEKDPRMAKVVKLRFFAGLTIEAAAEALGIATSTADTDWAYARSWLRLEMEGGPVT; the protein is encoded by the coding sequence ATGAGCGCGATCGGTGAAAGTCCTTCGGCCGTACGACCCTTGGGTCCGGAGTCCGCCGAGCAGCTTCTTCCGTTGCTCTACGACGAGCTGCGGCGGTTGGCGGCGCGGAAGATGGCCGAGGAAATGCCCGGCCAGACCATTGAAGCGACCGCCCTGGTCCACGAAGCTTATTTGCGGCTGGTAGACAACGACCATCCTCAGCTTTGGAACAGCCGGGGCCATTTCTTCGCCGCTGCGGCGGAAGCGATGCGGCGAATCCTCATTGACCGGGCGAGGCACAAACGAACGCTCAAAGCCGGCGGAGACCGGCAGCGAGTCGAGTTGGTCGATCTGGCACTGGCTTCTGCCGGTCCGGACCTCGACCTGCTGGCCTTGGATGATGCGCTCGCCAAGCTGGAAGAAAAAGACCCACGCATGGCCAAAGTGGTCAAGCTGCGCTTCTTTGCCGGCCTGACCATCGAGGCGGCGGCCGAAGCACTGGGCATTGCCACCTCAACGGCCGACACCGATTGGGCTTACGCCCGAAGTTGGCTCCGCCTGGAAATGGAGGGAGGTCCTGTTACTTGA